From the Brassica napus cultivar Da-Ae chromosome A8, Da-Ae, whole genome shotgun sequence genome, one window contains:
- the LOC106360276 gene encoding blue copper protein 1b-like, translating into MSCSMRSSSASCFNVLLIMSLMVLSLSADAYKNYTVGESKGWFDIQERPSVNYQKWADSKSFSLGDFLIFNTDSNHSVVQTYDFKTYKSCDYNNNEDNSTKEWSAAKPSATSPVPVSVKVPLVKEGSNYFFSGNYDGEQCKFGQHFMINVTHGQGLPALSSPDEDDETAPGPGQPSQSGDDEVAPDTIVPANFDHPKDIESDDDDDSLVKGRKNSSSIAKYNLLCLVFMGFLASFF; encoded by the exons aTGTCATGCAGCATGAGATCTTCATCAGCATCTTGTTTTAATGTGTTACTCATCATGAGCCTTATGGTTCTGAGTTTGTCAGCTGATGCGTACAAGAACTACACCGTGGGTGAGTCCAAAGGATGGTTCGATATCCAGGAGAGACCCTCTGTAAACTATCAGAAATGGGCTGATTCCAAATCCTTTTCTTTGGGTGATTTCCTCA TATTCAACACAGATAGCAACCATTCGGTGGTGCAAACATATGACTTCAAAACATACAAATCATGCGATTACAACAATAATGAAGACAATAGTACAAAAGAGTGGTCAGCTGCAAAACCTTCAGCAACATCTCCAGTTCCGGTCTCGGTAAAAGTTCCTCTTGTCAAAGAAGGTTCCAATTATTTCTTCTCAGGAAACTATGATGGTGAACAATGCAAATTTGGACAGCATTTCATGATAAATGTAACACATGGTCAAGGCCTACCTGCTttatcatcaccagatgaagatgatgagacGGCTCCTGGACCAGGCCAACCATCTCAATCCGGTGATGATGAAGTTGCTCCTGATACCATAGTTCCCGCCAATTTTGACCATCCTAAAGATATTgagagtgatgatgatgatgatagttTGGTTAAGGGTCGTAAAAATTCTTCTTCCATAgcaaaatataatttgttatgTTTAGTTTTTATGGGGTTCTTGGCATCATTCTTTTAG
- the LOC106362291 gene encoding succinate dehydrogenase subunit 6, mitochondrial: protein MGDSRSLLDGFKGFWEERLSFLENYTRFTKRDTPLPSWSSSDVDEFIASDPVNGPTLKTAREAAAFGATGAALGAVSTAAFSWKYSRSPHGTALSFLGGGLFGWTFGQEVANHTMQLYKLDTMAAQVKFMEWWERKSQGRS, encoded by the exons ATGGGAGATTCGCGATCGTTGCTGGATGGATTCAAGGGGTTCTGGGAGGAGAGGTTATCGTTCCTGGAGAATTACACGAGGTTCACCAAACGCGATACGCCTCTTCCTTCTTGGTCTTCCTCCGACGTCGACGAGTTCATAGCCTCGGATCCCGTCAATGGACCCACC CTGAAAACTGCTAGGGAAGCTGCGGCTTTTGGTGCTACTGGAGCTGCACTTGGAGCTGTATCTACTGCTGCTTTTTCCTGGAAATATTCCAGGAGTCCACATG GTACTGCACTGTCATTCTTAGGAGGAGGTCTTTTTGGTTGGACCTTTGGGCAAGAAGTCGCTAACCACACGATGCAACTGTATAAGTTGGACACGATGGCTGCTCAAGTTAAGTTCATGGAATGGTGGGAACGCAAGTCTCAAGGAAGGTCCTGA